The following proteins are encoded in a genomic region of Thiomonas sp. X19:
- the oxlT gene encoding oxalate/formate MFS antiporter, with translation MRLENGGGYSNVAGRQHNRWFQLILAIVCMGLVANLQYAWTLFVSPIHTKYHWSIADIQVAFSIFVLTETWLVPLEGWLVDRFGPRPVVAFGAICVGLAWVLNSYAASLHALYFAAVVAGIGVGCVYGTSVGIALKWFPDRRGLAAGLAAAGFGAGAAVTVIPIANMIHAAGYEHAFFFFGTLQGIAIFVLAMLMVRPQPPQGAMAAKAVLISRENYTPGQMVRTPVFWMMYACFVAVAAGGLIATAQIGPIAKDYGFAKMPIALFGLTLPLLTMTLAIDNLANGFTRPLSGFISDKIGRENTMLIIFFGEGLALLGLMEFGHNPYAFMVLAPVIFLCWGEIFSIFPALNADTFGSKYATTNAGILYTAKGTASLLVPLASVLAATSSWNAVFIVAGLASIIAALAAKLVLAPMRRRWIGRRAESASEDARHFRDLPLQAGE, from the coding sequence ATGAGACTAGAAAATGGTGGCGGTTACTCAAATGTTGCCGGGCGGCAACATAATCGCTGGTTTCAGCTTATATTGGCAATTGTTTGCATGGGTTTGGTTGCCAATCTGCAGTATGCATGGACTCTTTTCGTATCGCCGATACATACCAAATATCATTGGAGTATTGCGGATATTCAGGTTGCATTTTCGATTTTCGTGCTGACAGAAACATGGCTGGTCCCGCTGGAGGGTTGGCTTGTCGATAGGTTTGGACCGCGACCGGTCGTTGCGTTCGGCGCGATTTGCGTCGGCTTGGCATGGGTGTTGAATTCTTATGCTGCATCGCTGCATGCCTTATATTTTGCGGCAGTCGTTGCCGGTATCGGCGTGGGTTGTGTCTACGGCACCAGCGTTGGTATTGCGCTTAAATGGTTTCCGGACCGGAGGGGCTTGGCTGCTGGCTTGGCTGCTGCTGGTTTTGGCGCCGGTGCGGCTGTCACCGTCATCCCGATTGCCAACATGATCCACGCTGCCGGCTACGAACACGCCTTTTTCTTCTTTGGAACCTTGCAGGGCATCGCAATTTTTGTTCTGGCGATGCTGATGGTGAGGCCACAACCGCCTCAGGGCGCCATGGCAGCGAAAGCCGTGCTGATCAGCCGTGAAAATTACACGCCGGGCCAGATGGTCAGGACGCCGGTATTTTGGATGATGTATGCCTGTTTTGTCGCGGTCGCAGCCGGCGGATTGATTGCCACCGCCCAGATCGGACCGATCGCAAAAGACTACGGATTCGCGAAGATGCCGATCGCGCTGTTCGGCCTGACCTTGCCCCTGCTGACGATGACGCTTGCCATCGATAACCTGGCCAATGGTTTTACACGCCCTTTGAGCGGATTCATATCGGACAAAATCGGCAGAGAAAACACCATGCTCATTATCTTTTTTGGTGAGGGATTGGCGTTGCTCGGCTTGATGGAATTTGGCCATAATCCGTACGCTTTCATGGTGCTCGCGCCGGTGATTTTTCTCTGCTGGGGTGAGATCTTTTCGATTTTCCCGGCACTTAACGCCGACACTTTTGGTTCGAAATACGCAACGACCAATGCCGGGATTCTCTACACGGCAAAAGGCACGGCTTCACTGCTTGTTCCCTTAGCCAGCGTGCTGGCGGCCACTTCCAGTTGGAATGCGGTGTTCATCGTCGCCGGTCTGGCTTCGATCATCGCGGCGTTGGCGGCAAAGCTGGTCCTGGCCCCGATGCGGCGGCGCTGGATCGGTCGGCGCGCCGAATCCGCAAGCGAGGATGCCCGACATTTCCGCGATCTCCCGCTACAAGCCGGCGAGTAG
- a CDS encoding LysR family transcriptional regulator has translation MRNATLRQLKVFEVVARQLSFSRAAEELHLTQPAVSTQVRQLEGHVGLPLFEQLGKKIYLTPAGVEMLHYSRAIIQQFHEADEAMSRLKGVSGGKLNIAVISAGDYFFPRLLAEFLRRHPGVSLNLAVYNREELLHQLSANLTDLAVMVRPPQGIDTVNQSFAPHPYVIVAAPDHPLVGQRDIPLEDLGSQSFIVREKGSDTWNSMEEGFAGRIRNLKIAMEIKSTETIKQAVIAGMGIAFLSAHTVSLELEVGRLAVLDVEGFPVMLNWYVVHRKSKRLPPVAQAFKEFLMLEGASLIQTITGIRGRFDMPKP, from the coding sequence ATGAGAAATGCCACTTTACGTCAGCTCAAGGTTTTCGAGGTTGTCGCACGACAGTTGAGCTTCTCGCGCGCTGCCGAGGAACTTCATCTCACCCAGCCAGCGGTCTCGACTCAGGTTCGTCAATTGGAGGGGCATGTCGGCTTGCCGTTATTCGAACAGCTGGGCAAGAAAATTTATTTGACGCCGGCGGGGGTGGAAATGCTCCATTACAGCCGGGCAATCATCCAGCAATTTCACGAAGCCGACGAGGCGATGTCAAGACTGAAGGGAGTGTCGGGTGGGAAACTGAATATTGCCGTCATCAGTGCGGGAGATTATTTCTTCCCCCGCTTGCTGGCCGAATTCCTTCGTCGGCATCCGGGCGTGAGTCTGAATCTTGCTGTTTACAACCGGGAGGAGCTGCTGCATCAGTTGTCGGCCAATCTGACCGATCTGGCCGTCATGGTCCGGCCGCCGCAAGGCATCGACACGGTCAACCAATCGTTCGCGCCACATCCGTACGTGATCGTGGCCGCGCCCGACCATCCACTCGTCGGCCAGCGCGACATCCCGCTCGAGGACCTGGGTTCCCAGTCCTTCATCGTTCGGGAGAAGGGGTCCGACACCTGGAACTCCATGGAGGAGGGTTTCGCCGGCCGCATCCGCAACCTGAAGATCGCCATGGAGATCAAGAGCACGGAGACCATCAAGCAAGCCGTGATTGCCGGCATGGGGATCGCTTTCCTGTCGGCGCATACCGTGAGCCTGGAACTCGAAGTGGGCAGGCTTGCCGTGCTCGATGTGGAGGGCTTCCCCGTCATGCTGAATTGGTATGTGGTGCATCGCAAAAGTAAACGACTCCCCCCTGTCGCCCAAGCGTTCAAGGAGTTCCTGATGCTTGAGGGCGCCAGTCTCATCCAAACCATCACCGGAATCCGAGGAAGGTTCGACATGCCGAAACCATAA
- a CDS encoding acetate--CoA ligase family protein, with the protein MAYDETIEGQALAGPKAGGRGATRAAPQASAQAVFDKAAVRRMLDQVKAAGRTALTAPEGKLVCDAYGIAVPQEGVAESAADAARLAQAMGFPVVLKIVSPEILHKTEADGVLVGLKSAAEVERGFKTIMANARKYDAQARLLGVQVQQMIGGGQEVIIGAVTDPSFGKLVAFGLGGILVEVLKDITFRLAPLAQDEAMSMLDSIQAAQVLKGVRGSEPADREALSAMIQRVSQLIADFPEISEMDLNPVFASAKGAVAADVRIVVDFAPQPERYRPSQDEIVRQMNRIMRPGTVAVIGASAEDRKIGNSVMKNLINGGYQGKIYPIHPKADEIMGCKAYKSVLDVPGDIDVAVFAIPAKLVAQALVEVGKKGIPGAVLIPSGFAETGNVEGQAELVRIARQFNIRLMGPNIYGFYYTPKNLCATFCTAYDVKGKAALSSQSGGIGMAIIGFSRSAGMGVSAIVGLGNKSDIDEDDLLTFFEQDENTEIIAQHFEDLKDGRSFAEVARRVSKKKPVVVLKAGRTSQGARAARSHTGALAGNDKIYDDVFKQAGVIRARSLRDLLEFARGIPKLPTPQGENVVIITGAGGSGVLLSDACVDNSLSLMTMPADLDAAFRKFIPPFGAAGNPVDITGGEPPATYANTIRLGLEDPRIHAIILGYWHTIITPPMVFAKLVVEVKEEMMARGIEKPIVASLAGDVEVEEAAEYLYRHGVPAYAYSTEIPVAVLGAKYQWARGAGLI; encoded by the coding sequence ATGGCATACGACGAAACGATTGAGGGACAGGCCTTGGCCGGTCCGAAAGCGGGCGGCCGCGGCGCAACGCGTGCGGCACCGCAGGCTTCGGCCCAGGCGGTTTTCGACAAGGCCGCCGTGCGGCGCATGCTCGATCAGGTGAAGGCCGCGGGACGTACCGCGCTGACTGCCCCCGAGGGCAAGCTGGTGTGCGACGCCTACGGCATCGCGGTGCCGCAGGAGGGGGTGGCCGAATCCGCGGCCGACGCGGCCCGGCTTGCGCAGGCCATGGGGTTTCCCGTGGTGCTGAAGATCGTGTCCCCCGAGATCCTGCACAAGACCGAGGCGGACGGCGTGCTCGTCGGGCTCAAGTCCGCGGCCGAGGTCGAGCGCGGGTTCAAGACCATCATGGCCAACGCCAGGAAGTACGACGCGCAGGCCAGATTGCTCGGCGTGCAGGTGCAGCAGATGATCGGCGGCGGGCAGGAGGTGATCATCGGCGCGGTGACCGACCCCTCTTTCGGCAAGCTGGTGGCTTTCGGTCTCGGCGGGATTCTGGTCGAGGTGCTCAAGGACATCACCTTCCGCCTGGCGCCGCTGGCGCAGGACGAGGCGATGTCGATGCTCGACAGCATCCAGGCCGCCCAAGTTCTGAAGGGCGTGCGCGGCTCCGAGCCGGCCGATCGCGAGGCGCTCTCGGCGATGATCCAGCGCGTCTCGCAGCTGATTGCCGATTTCCCGGAAATCTCCGAAATGGACCTGAACCCCGTGTTCGCCAGCGCGAAGGGCGCGGTGGCCGCCGACGTGCGCATCGTCGTCGACTTCGCGCCGCAGCCCGAGCGCTACCGTCCGAGCCAGGACGAGATCGTGCGCCAGATGAACCGCATCATGCGCCCGGGCACGGTGGCGGTGATCGGCGCCTCGGCCGAGGACCGCAAGATCGGCAACTCGGTCATGAAGAACCTGATCAACGGCGGTTACCAGGGCAAGATCTATCCGATCCATCCCAAGGCCGACGAGATCATGGGATGCAAGGCGTACAAGAGCGTGCTCGACGTGCCCGGCGACATCGACGTCGCGGTGTTCGCGATCCCCGCCAAGCTCGTCGCCCAGGCGCTTGTGGAGGTCGGGAAAAAGGGCATTCCCGGCGCCGTGCTGATTCCCTCGGGGTTCGCCGAAACCGGCAATGTCGAAGGCCAGGCAGAGCTCGTGCGCATCGCGCGCCAATTCAACATTCGCCTGATGGGCCCGAACATCTACGGCTTCTACTACACGCCGAAGAATCTGTGCGCAACCTTCTGCACGGCCTACGACGTCAAGGGCAAGGCGGCGCTGTCCTCGCAGTCCGGCGGCATCGGCATGGCGATCATCGGCTTCTCGCGTTCGGCCGGCATGGGGGTCTCGGCCATCGTCGGGCTGGGCAACAAATCGGACATCGACGAGGACGACCTGCTGACCTTCTTCGAGCAGGACGAGAACACCGAAATCATCGCCCAGCACTTCGAGGACCTGAAGGACGGCCGTTCGTTCGCCGAAGTGGCGCGGCGCGTCTCGAAGAAAAAGCCGGTGGTGGTGCTCAAGGCCGGCCGCACCAGCCAGGGCGCGCGCGCGGCCAGATCCCATACTGGCGCGCTCGCCGGCAACGACAAGATCTACGACGACGTGTTCAAGCAGGCCGGGGTGATCCGCGCCCGCTCGCTGCGCGACCTGCTCGAATTCGCGCGCGGCATCCCCAAGCTGCCGACGCCGCAGGGCGAGAACGTCGTCATCATCACCGGCGCGGGCGGCTCCGGCGTGCTGCTGTCGGACGCCTGCGTCGACAACAGCCTGTCGCTGATGACCATGCCGGCCGATCTCGACGCCGCCTTCCGCAAGTTCATCCCCCCGTTCGGCGCGGCCGGCAACCCGGTCGACATCACCGGGGGCGAGCCGCCCGCCACCTATGCCAACACCATCCGGCTCGGGCTCGAGGACCCGCGCATCCACGCCATCATCCTCGGCTACTGGCACACCATCATCACCCCGCCGATGGTGTTCGCCAAGCTGGTGGTGGAGGTCAAGGAGGAGATGATGGCCAGGGGCATCGAAAAACCCATCGTCGCCTCGCTTGCCGGCGACGTGGAGGTTGAGGAGGCCGCCGAGTATCTGTACCGGCACGGCGTCCCGGCCTATGCCTATTCGACCGAGATCCCGGTGGCGGTTCTGGGCGCGAAGTACCAGTGGGCGCGCGGCGCCGGCCTGATCTGA
- the frc gene encoding formyl-CoA transferase, with protein sequence MGKALEGVRILDFTHVQSGPTCTQLLAWFGADVVKVERAGEGDITRGQLRDIPDVDSLYFTMLNHNKRSVTINAKTPQGKEVLEALVRMCDVLVENFAPGALDRMGFTWERIQELNPRMIVASIKGFGPGPYEDCKVYENVAQCAGGSASTTGFDDGPPLVTGAQIGDSGTGLHLALGIVTALYQRISTGRGQRVMAAMQDGVLNLSRVKLRDQQRLARNGVLQEYPQYPNGKFGEAVPRAGNASGGGQPGSILKCKGWEHDPNAYIYFITQAPVWESICKVIGKEDWISNPDYATPAARLPRLSEVFAAIEQWTMTKTKFEAMEILNKHDIPCGPILSMKEIAQDPSLRRTGTIVEVDHPQRGKYLSVGNPIKLSDSPTEVRRSPLLGEHTDEVMAELGYTPEQISALRAAGAI encoded by the coding sequence ATGGGCAAGGCATTGGAAGGTGTACGCATCCTCGACTTCACGCATGTGCAGTCCGGTCCGACCTGCACGCAGTTGCTGGCCTGGTTCGGTGCCGACGTCGTCAAGGTCGAGCGCGCAGGAGAAGGCGACATCACGCGCGGGCAACTGCGCGACATACCCGACGTGGACAGCCTGTATTTCACGATGCTCAACCACAACAAGCGGTCGGTGACGATCAACGCCAAGACGCCGCAGGGCAAGGAGGTTCTCGAGGCGCTGGTGCGCATGTGCGACGTGCTGGTCGAGAACTTCGCCCCGGGCGCGCTGGACCGCATGGGGTTCACCTGGGAGCGCATCCAGGAGCTCAATCCGCGCATGATCGTCGCCTCGATCAAGGGCTTCGGCCCGGGACCCTATGAAGACTGCAAGGTCTACGAGAACGTTGCCCAATGCGCGGGCGGCTCCGCCTCGACGACGGGCTTCGACGACGGGCCGCCGCTGGTCACCGGTGCCCAGATCGGCGACAGCGGTACCGGCCTGCATCTCGCGCTCGGCATCGTGACGGCGCTCTATCAGAGGATCAGTACCGGTCGCGGGCAGCGGGTGATGGCGGCCATGCAGGACGGGGTCCTCAACCTCAGCCGCGTCAAGCTGCGCGACCAGCAGCGGCTCGCGCGCAACGGCGTGCTGCAGGAATACCCGCAATACCCCAACGGCAAGTTCGGCGAAGCCGTGCCGCGCGCCGGCAACGCCTCGGGCGGCGGCCAGCCCGGCTCCATCCTGAAGTGCAAGGGCTGGGAGCACGACCCGAACGCTTACATCTACTTCATCACGCAGGCACCGGTGTGGGAGTCGATCTGCAAGGTCATCGGCAAGGAGGACTGGATCTCCAACCCCGACTACGCGACACCCGCCGCACGGCTGCCGCGGCTGTCGGAGGTGTTCGCCGCGATCGAGCAGTGGACCATGACCAAGACCAAGTTCGAGGCCATGGAAATCCTCAACAAGCACGACATTCCCTGCGGGCCGATTCTTTCGATGAAGGAGATCGCGCAGGACCCGTCGCTGCGCAGGACCGGGACCATCGTCGAGGTGGATCATCCCCAGCGTGGCAAATACCTCTCGGTCGGCAACCCGATCAAGCTCTCGGACAGCCCCACCGAGGTCAGGCGCTCCCCGCTGCTGGGCGAGCACACCGATGAAGTCATGGCCGAACTGGGCTACACCCCGGAGCAGATCTCTGCATTGCGCGCCGCCGGGGCGATTTAG
- a CDS encoding thiamine pyrophosphate-binding protein: MSAVAGIAESATTTADDTLKLKNRAAGVISGGHLVARALKNEGVDTIFTLCGGHIIDIYDGCIDEGIRIVDVRHEQVAAHAADGYARQTGKLGCVVTTAGPGCTNAVTGVATAFRSESPILHIGGQGALSQHKMGSLQDLPHVDMMAPITKFAASVPSTERVADMISMAVRECFNGAMGPSYLEIPRDVLDREIDTARAIIPRPGHYRASTKSIGDPRDIEKLADILVNAERPAILYGQQVWTARGHVEAVALLRGLDIPGYFNGASRGLLPPGDPHHFDRTRSQAFANADVIVIVGTPFDFRMGYGKRISKELTLVQIDMDYRTVGKNRDIDLGLVGDPGAILGAVLQAASGRIKNDKRQARRQWMQQLTEAEDVATQKLMPLFRSENTPIHPYRVAYELNEFLTDDTIYIGDGGDVVTISAQAVRPRRPGHWMDPGALGSLGVGTGFAIAAGLASPGKEVLCYYGDGSFGMTAFDMETANRFGVPYLAVIGNNSAMNQIRYGQLAKYGEARGNVGNLLGDIPFGKFAEMLGGYGEEVRDPGQIAAALRRARESIRRTGRSAVVNIWVDPREYAPGTKNQTMYK; this comes from the coding sequence ATGTCAGCAGTAGCGGGGATTGCAGAATCGGCAACGACCACGGCCGACGACACACTGAAGCTGAAAAACAGGGCGGCCGGAGTCATTTCCGGCGGGCACCTGGTGGCCAGGGCACTGAAGAACGAGGGCGTCGACACCATCTTCACCCTCTGCGGCGGCCACATCATCGACATCTATGACGGCTGCATCGACGAGGGCATTCGCATCGTCGACGTGCGCCACGAACAGGTCGCCGCGCATGCCGCGGACGGCTATGCCCGCCAGACCGGCAAGCTGGGCTGCGTGGTGACCACCGCCGGTCCGGGCTGCACCAACGCCGTGACGGGGGTGGCCACGGCGTTCCGCTCCGAGAGCCCCATCCTGCACATCGGCGGACAGGGTGCGCTCAGCCAGCACAAGATGGGCTCGCTGCAGGATCTGCCCCATGTGGACATGATGGCCCCGATCACCAAGTTCGCCGCCAGCGTGCCCAGCACCGAGCGCGTGGCGGACATGATTTCGATGGCGGTGCGCGAATGCTTCAACGGCGCCATGGGTCCGAGCTATCTGGAAATTCCGCGCGATGTGCTGGACCGCGAAATCGATACGGCCCGTGCCATCATTCCACGCCCCGGCCACTACCGCGCCTCGACCAAGTCGATCGGCGACCCGCGCGACATCGAGAAGCTGGCCGACATCCTGGTCAATGCCGAACGGCCCGCCATCCTCTATGGCCAGCAGGTCTGGACCGCGCGTGGCCACGTGGAGGCGGTGGCGCTGCTGCGCGGGCTCGACATCCCGGGCTATTTCAACGGCGCCAGCCGCGGCCTGCTGCCGCCCGGCGACCCCCACCATTTCGACCGCACCCGCTCGCAGGCCTTCGCCAACGCCGACGTCATCGTCATCGTCGGCACGCCGTTCGACTTCCGCATGGGCTACGGCAAGCGCATCAGCAAAGAGCTGACGCTGGTGCAGATCGACATGGACTACCGCACCGTCGGCAAGAACCGCGACATCGACCTGGGCCTGGTCGGCGATCCCGGCGCCATCCTCGGCGCCGTGCTGCAGGCCGCCAGCGGCCGCATCAAGAACGACAAGCGCCAGGCGCGGCGCCAATGGATGCAGCAGTTGACCGAGGCCGAGGACGTGGCCACGCAAAAACTCATGCCGCTGTTCAGGTCCGAGAACACGCCGATCCATCCCTACCGCGTGGCCTACGAGTTGAACGAATTCCTGACCGACGACACGATCTACATCGGCGACGGCGGCGACGTGGTCACCATCTCGGCGCAGGCGGTGCGCCCGCGCCGCCCCGGGCACTGGATGGACCCCGGGGCGCTCGGCTCGCTCGGCGTGGGCACCGGCTTTGCCATCGCCGCCGGGCTCGCCAGCCCGGGCAAGGAAGTCCTCTGCTACTACGGCGACGGCTCGTTCGGCATGACCGCCTTCGACATGGAAACGGCCAATCGCTTCGGCGTGCCCTACCTCGCGGTCATCGGCAACAACTCGGCGATGAACCAGATCCGCTATGGCCAGTTGGCCAAATATGGCGAAGCGCGCGGCAACGTCGGCAACCTGCTCGGCGACATCCCGTTCGGCAAGTTCGCCGAGATGCTCGGCGGCTACGGCGAGGAGGTGCGCGACCCGGGCCAGATCGCCGCGGCGCTGCGGCGCGCGCGCGAGTCCATCCGCCGCACCGGGCGCTCCGCCGTGGTCAACATCTGGGTCGACCCGCGCGAGTACGCGCCGGGCACGAAGAACCAGACCATGTACAAGTAA
- a CDS encoding multicopper oxidase domain-containing protein produces MLRSDSGAVVPGLNTMPMGADRYDYEGFDLMQLRVVAPSGHAGVLPAWLAVIPALQPDAPVRRFSLQGMMDAMMGGGGMAVGSTMGGMGGGQDAPAASGPGGMSLGTGGQKLFSVDHQFMNMARINQWVRLGSTEVWEVSNDGNMAHPFHFHGTSFQLLARNGAAPPEHERGWKDTVLARHAETVRLIARFGQPAGPSHPFMYHCHILEHEDNGMMGQFSVA; encoded by the coding sequence ATGCTGCGCAGCGACTCGGGCGCGGTGGTGCCGGGCCTGAACACCATGCCGATGGGCGCCGACCGCTACGACTACGAGGGCTTCGACCTGATGCAATTGCGCGTGGTGGCGCCCAGCGGGCATGCGGGCGTGCTGCCCGCATGGCTGGCCGTAATCCCCGCGCTCCAGCCCGACGCCCCGGTGCGCCGCTTCAGCCTGCAGGGCATGATGGACGCCATGATGGGGGGAGGCGGCATGGCGGTGGGGTCGACGATGGGCGGCATGGGAGGTGGGCAGGACGCGCCCGCGGCCTCCGGCCCCGGTGGCATGAGCCTGGGAACCGGTGGACAGAAGCTGTTTTCCGTCGACCACCAGTTCATGAACATGGCGCGGATCAACCAGTGGGTGCGCCTGGGCAGCACCGAGGTCTGGGAAGTGAGCAACGACGGGAACATGGCCCACCCTTTCCACTTCCACGGCACCTCGTTCCAACTCCTCGCCCGCAACGGCGCCGCGCCGCCCGAGCATGAGCGCGGCTGGAAGGACACGGTGCTGGCGCGCCACGCCGAAACCGTGCGCCTGATCGCCCGCTTCGGCCAGCCCGCCGGGCCGTCCCATCCCTTCATGTACCACTGCCACATCCTCGAACACGAGGACAACGGCATGATGGGGCAGTTCAGCGTGGCGTGA
- a CDS encoding HugZ family protein yields the protein MHDLGLEARQFVRAHPNGVLSTLSKRLGGMPFGSIAPFMLDHQGRPVILISTLAEHTKNLDADPRASIIAHPCADDAQAAGRVTLVGRASRLADKDAPGSRYLRYLPEADGYFGMHDFFFYRIEVEAVRFIGGFGKIHWIAPADFAPPANSLEQAEPGILAHMNADHVHNLRAYCAHLHGVQAQEVSMVGVDTDGFDLRADGRLLRIDFAAPVHNAGEVREALVALAQQCREQA from the coding sequence ATGCACGATCTCGGCCTCGAAGCCCGCCAATTCGTCCGCGCCCATCCCAACGGCGTGCTGTCCACCTTGTCGAAACGCCTCGGCGGCATGCCCTTCGGCTCGATCGCGCCGTTCATGCTCGACCACCAGGGTCGGCCGGTGATTTTGATTTCAACCCTGGCCGAGCACACCAAGAACCTGGACGCCGACCCGCGCGCCAGCATCATCGCCCACCCCTGCGCCGACGATGCGCAGGCGGCGGGGCGCGTCACCCTCGTCGGCCGTGCGAGCCGCCTGGCGGACAAGGATGCGCCGGGCTCGCGCTATCTGCGCTACCTGCCCGAGGCCGATGGCTACTTCGGCATGCACGATTTTTTCTTCTACCGCATCGAGGTGGAAGCGGTGCGCTTCATCGGCGGCTTCGGCAAGATCCACTGGATCGCTCCGGCCGATTTCGCCCCTCCGGCCAACAGCCTGGAGCAGGCCGAGCCCGGCATCCTCGCCCACATGAACGCTGACCATGTGCACAACCTGAGGGCCTACTGCGCCCATCTCCACGGCGTGCAGGCGCAGGAGGTAAGCATGGTCGGGGTGGACACCGACGGCTTCGACCTGCGCGCCGACGGCCGGCTGCTGCGCATCGATTTCGCCGCGCCGGTGCACAACGCGGGCGAGGTGCGCGAGGCGCTGGTGGCGCTGGCCCAGCAGTGCCGCGAACAGGCCTGA